The sequence GGCCGACGCCATCGAGAGGTACGCCAGGTCGCTCATCGAATACACCTTCGACCTCATCCTGCTCCTGGACCGCTCGGGCGAAATAGTCTTCGCCAGCCCCTCGGCGAGGCGTCTGCTGGGATACGACCCCGAGTCGGTGGCGGGGAGGAACGTCTTCGCGTTCCTCCACCCCGATGACCAGGCATGGGCGGCGGAGTTCTACCGCACGGGCGTTGACCGCCGCGGCTACTCCCCCTATCTCATGGTGAGGGTCCGCCACCACGACGGCTCCTGGCGCTGGTTCGAGGCCGTGGGCAACAACCTCCTCGAGGACCCCCTGGTGAGGGGCATCGTGGTGAGCGCGCGCGACATCACCGAGCACCGCCGCCTTGAAGAGGACCTGCGGAGGAGCGAGGCCTACTTCCGCTACATCACCGAAAACACCCATGACATCATCTCCGTGCTGGACCGCGAGGGCAGGCTGCGCTACGTGAGCCCATCCATAAAGCGGATCTCGGGATACGAGCCGGAGGAGCTTCTCGGGAGATCCCCCTTCGAGCTGCTCCACCCGGAGGACACCGACCGCGTCGTCGCCGTCTTCTCCCAGGGGATCGAGAACGACCTTCCCTCCGCGACGGCGGAATACCGCTGGCTGCGAAAAGACGGCTCCTGGCAGGTCTTCGAGGCCTTCGGCATCAACGCCCTCGACAACCCGGCCATCGAGGGGATCGTCGTGCATGCCCGGGACATCACGGAGAGGAAGCGCTGGGAGGAGGCCCTGCGAGAATCCGAGGAGAAATACCGCCTCATCTACGACTTCACGGGGGAGGCCATCTTCACCTACGACACGGACATGAGGCTCATCGGCGTCAACCGCAAGGCATGCGAACTCATAGGGTACGGCGAGCACGAGCTCCTGGGAAAGAACGTGCTGGAGCTGAACATCCTCCACCCCGACGACCACGCGCGCGCCATCGACGATATACGGCGCCTTTCCGCGGGAGAAACCGTGCGGGACGAACTGCGCTTCGTCAGAAGGGACGGCGGCGTGGCCATAGGAAGCGTGACCGGAGCACCGCTTTACGACAGGGAAGGCAGGGTCATCGCCTTCACCAACGTGGCCCATGACGTAACGGAACGCAAGCGCGAGGAGTGGCGCCTGGACGAACTGAGGCGCTGCCTCCTCGAGCTGGGCGCGGACCCCATGGAAAACATCGCCAGGATAGTGGCGGTGGCCGGCAGGGTGATGGGGGAGGGCGCGCTGCGTTACTGCCGCCTCGACAAGGGCGGCCTCACCGTGCTCTACCCCTCGGGGGAAAAGATCGAGCGGATCTCGGACCGGGAGGCGGCCGCCGCTTACACGTGCTACGAGGACATGCTCACGGATGCCGTGGAACCTCGCGTGATCGAAGACCTGGAGGGAACGGCGTACGCCCGGGACCCGGACGCGGCGCGGGAGGGGTTCCGTTCCTTCCTGGGCTACCCCGCGCGCCTGCGCGAGAAGACCGTGGGCATGCTCTGTCTTTTCGGTCGGGAGGCCGGGAGCTTCGCCCCCCCGGACATGCACCTCATGGGGATGCTGGCCCGCGCCCTGGCCATCGAGGAGGAGCGCCTGGTGCACGTGGAGAGCATCAGGCGCTTCGTGGATATAGCCTCCCACGAGCTGCGCACACCCCTCTCCATCATCAAGGGCTACGCGGATGCCTTCCTGCACGGGGACCTCGCGGGGATCGACGGGGAAAGCCTGGAGAAGATACGCATCATCAACGGCAGGGCGGACAAGATGGCCAAGACCATAGACGACCTCCTCGACCTCTCGCGCATCGAGCGGGGGCTCTTCGCGGTGGAGAAGAGGGAGGCCGCGGTGCCGCCGCTTCTCGAGCATGCGGTGGGCCAGATGTGCGAGAAGGGCGCCGGTCAAGATTTCGAGGTCCGCATCGGCGAGGGGGTGCGGGCGCACGCGCTGGACGCGGAGAAGATCACCGACGCACTGATCATCCTCCTGGACAACGCGGTCAAGTATTCCCCGCCCTCCTCCCCCGTCCTGCTGGAAGCCAGGCGCGAGGGGGGAGGACTGCTCATC comes from Actinomycetota bacterium and encodes:
- a CDS encoding PAS domain S-box protein, producing MGGEETDERHGRGEEPPEGGLSGQKDASQSGDERRAGADAIERYARSLIEYTFDLILLLDRSGEIVFASPSARRLLGYDPESVAGRNVFAFLHPDDQAWAAEFYRTGVDRRGYSPYLMVRVRHHDGSWRWFEAVGNNLLEDPLVRGIVVSARDITEHRRLEEDLRRSEAYFRYITENTHDIISVLDREGRLRYVSPSIKRISGYEPEELLGRSPFELLHPEDTDRVVAVFSQGIENDLPSATAEYRWLRKDGSWQVFEAFGINALDNPAIEGIVVHARDITERKRWEEALRESEEKYRLIYDFTGEAIFTYDTDMRLIGVNRKACELIGYGEHELLGKNVLELNILHPDDHARAIDDIRRLSAGETVRDELRFVRRDGGVAIGSVTGAPLYDREGRVIAFTNVAHDVTERKREEWRLDELRRCLLELGADPMENIARIVAVAGRVMGEGALRYCRLDKGGLTVLYPSGEKIERISDREAAAAYTCYEDMLTDAVEPRVIEDLEGTAYARDPDAAREGFRSFLGYPARLREKTVGMLCLFGREAGSFAPPDMHLMGMLARALAIEEERLVHVESIRRFVDIASHELRTPLSIIKGYADAFLHGDLAGIDGESLEKIRIINGRADKMAKTIDDLLDLSRIERGLFAVEKREAAVPPLLEHAVGQMCEKGAGQDFEVRIGEGVRAHALDAEKITDALIILLDNAVKYSPPSSPVLLEARREGGGLLISVYDRGPGIPEKDREVIFERFHQLEDAAHHASSGLGLGLFIAREIARGHGGSIWCEAREGGGSVFRMLIP